A region from the Candidatus Tenderia electrophaga genome encodes:
- a CDS encoding histidine kinase, producing MQSLAAQTLEYQADACLVLDPWGNRIIQANRAARTLLGYDSEAMQCLKASELFRDQLPAVVVFTEAVMTQGRRWCNDIICYHRHGDPITVEMAGSRVEHGEHPYLVLNLADQEQLLAQRERAEALRYHRAGIRRWKTIENIFQEIERENALILSAAGEGIYGINADGKTTFVNPAAERMLGFKAEELIGRDIHGAIHHSHGDGSLYPSRSCPIYAAFADGEVHFVDNEVFWRKDGRALPVEYTSTPIEDNGQLVGAVVIFRDISERKEAEARLRHALAEVETLRNKLEQENAYLLEEIRNEHNYKEIVGASAAIRNVIKQIELVAPTDASVLISGESGTGKELIARAIHESSARSGRPLIRVNCASIPRELFESEFFGHVKGAFTGAVSDRAGRFELADGGTLFLDEVGEIPLELQSKLLRVLQEQQFERVGDNRTRAVDVRVIAATNRDLKQAVSDKGFREDLYFRLNVFPIESVALRSRRDDVPLLASHFIQRACEKFNKTAVKPSKADMQRLQAYPWPGNIRELINVIERAVILAQGERLTLDLPEAVDAGDPLERTDTGPIKIMSDTQRRQRERENIINALKATGGKVFGPNGAAQLLDIKPTTLASRIKRFNINKVDYSRC from the coding sequence ATGCAGTCACTAGCGGCACAAACATTGGAATACCAGGCCGATGCCTGCCTGGTGCTCGATCCCTGGGGCAATCGCATCATCCAGGCCAACCGCGCGGCGCGCACATTACTCGGGTATGACAGCGAGGCGATGCAATGCCTCAAGGCCAGTGAACTGTTCCGTGACCAGCTCCCCGCCGTGGTGGTGTTTACCGAGGCGGTCATGACCCAGGGCCGTCGCTGGTGCAACGACATCATCTGTTATCACCGCCACGGCGACCCCATCACCGTGGAGATGGCCGGCAGTCGCGTCGAGCACGGCGAGCATCCCTACCTCGTTCTCAACCTGGCCGATCAGGAGCAACTGCTGGCGCAACGGGAACGCGCCGAGGCGCTGCGCTATCACCGCGCCGGCATCCGCCGTTGGAAGACCATCGAGAATATCTTCCAGGAGATCGAACGGGAGAACGCCCTCATCCTCAGCGCCGCCGGCGAGGGCATCTACGGCATCAACGCCGACGGCAAGACCACCTTCGTCAACCCGGCCGCCGAGCGCATGCTGGGCTTCAAGGCCGAAGAATTGATCGGCCGCGACATCCACGGCGCCATCCATCACAGCCATGGTGACGGCAGTCTCTACCCCAGCCGCAGCTGCCCCATCTATGCCGCCTTTGCCGACGGCGAGGTCCATTTCGTCGACAACGAGGTCTTCTGGCGCAAGGACGGCCGCGCCCTGCCGGTGGAATACACCAGCACCCCCATCGAGGACAACGGTCAGCTGGTGGGCGCGGTGGTGATCTTTCGCGACATCAGCGAACGCAAGGAGGCCGAGGCCAGACTACGCCACGCCCTGGCCGAGGTGGAGACGCTGAGAAACAAACTGGAACAGGAAAACGCCTACCTGCTGGAGGAGATCCGCAACGAACACAACTACAAGGAGATCGTCGGCGCCAGCGCCGCCATTCGCAATGTCATCAAGCAGATCGAACTGGTGGCCCCCACCGATGCCAGCGTGCTGATCAGCGGCGAGTCGGGCACCGGCAAGGAACTCATCGCCCGCGCCATTCATGAAAGCAGCGCGCGCAGCGGTCGTCCCCTGATCCGGGTCAACTGCGCCTCCATCCCACGCGAACTGTTCGAGAGCGAGTTCTTCGGCCATGTGAAAGGCGCATTTACCGGCGCGGTCTCGGACCGCGCCGGCCGCTTCGAATTGGCCGACGGCGGCACCCTGTTTCTGGACGAGGTGGGCGAGATTCCCCTGGAGTTGCAGAGCAAACTGCTGCGCGTACTACAGGAACAACAATTCGAACGTGTCGGCGATAACCGCACCCGGGCCGTCGACGTGCGCGTCATCGCCGCCACCAATCGCGATTTGAAACAAGCGGTGAGCGACAAGGGCTTTCGCGAAGACCTCTATTTTCGCCTCAATGTCTTCCCCATCGAGTCCGTAGCGCTGCGCAGCCGTCGCGATGACGTCCCCCTGCTCGCCTCCCACTTCATTCAGCGTGCCTGTGAGAAATTCAACAAGACGGCGGTAAAGCCAAGCAAGGCCGACATGCAGCGACTGCAGGCCTACCCCTGGCCAGGCAATATCCGCGAACTGATCAATGTCATCGAACGGGCCGTGATCCTGGCCCAAGGCGAACGGCTCACGCTCGATCTGCCCGAGGCCGTGGACGCGGGGGATCCGCTGGAACGGACCGATACGGGACCAATCAAGATCATGTCCGATACGCAGCGCCGGCAACGGGAGCGGGAAAACATCATCAACGCCCTCAAGGCCACGGGCGGCAAGGTCTTCGGCCCCAACGGCGCCGCGCAGTTGCTGGATATCAAGCCGACCACCCTGGCATCGCGTATCAAGCGTTTCAATATCAATAAAGTGGACTATAGCCGCTGTTAG
- a CDS encoding dihydrolipoamide succinyltransferase: protein MIEVKVPVLSESVSDATLAQWHKKVGDYVKRDENLVDLETDKVMLEVVAPHDGMLAEIKQESGAVVGSGEVLALIDENAEKPHSDDKPAAEAGDEKQAPREEPEPAETEAKKETPEPEAPAAAMNFSPAVRKLITENKLDPSAITGTGRDGRITKADVLKHIEQRDQPAAAPAAPSTSEVGAGGRPERRMPMTRLRTRIAERLLEAQQTTAMLTTFNEINMKPVMDLRAKYQDKFIKKHDIKLGFMSFFIQACCEALKEYPVVNASIDGSDIVYHGFFDIGVAVSTERGLVVPIIRDADQMNLAEMEQAVAEFAGKARQGKLSMEELSGGTFSITNGGIFGSLLSTPILNPPQSAILGMHKIEQRPVVEDGEIVIRPMMYVAMSYDHRIVDGKEAVSFLVKVKDVLEDPARMLLQV from the coding sequence ATGATTGAAGTCAAAGTGCCGGTCTTATCGGAATCCGTTTCGGATGCAACCTTGGCTCAGTGGCACAAGAAGGTCGGTGACTACGTCAAGCGTGACGAAAATCTGGTCGATCTGGAGACGGATAAGGTCATGCTGGAAGTGGTGGCGCCCCATGACGGTATGCTGGCCGAGATCAAGCAAGAGTCGGGGGCCGTGGTGGGCAGCGGCGAGGTGTTGGCGCTGATCGACGAAAACGCCGAGAAGCCGCACAGCGACGACAAGCCCGCGGCCGAAGCGGGAGACGAAAAACAAGCGCCCCGGGAAGAACCCGAGCCGGCCGAGACCGAAGCCAAAAAGGAGACGCCCGAGCCGGAGGCGCCGGCCGCAGCCATGAACTTCAGCCCCGCGGTGCGCAAGCTGATCACCGAAAACAAGCTCGACCCGTCTGCTATCACGGGCACCGGCCGCGACGGCCGCATCACCAAGGCCGATGTGCTCAAACATATCGAACAGCGCGATCAGCCCGCCGCCGCGCCGGCGGCACCGTCTACCTCGGAAGTGGGGGCCGGCGGCCGTCCCGAACGGCGCATGCCCATGACCCGCCTACGGACGCGCATCGCCGAGCGTTTGCTGGAGGCGCAGCAGACCACCGCCATGTTGACCACCTTCAACGAGATCAACATGAAACCGGTGATGGATTTGCGCGCCAAATATCAGGACAAGTTCATCAAGAAACACGACATTAAACTGGGCTTCATGTCCTTTTTTATCCAGGCCTGTTGCGAGGCCTTGAAAGAGTATCCGGTGGTGAATGCCTCCATCGACGGCAGCGACATCGTCTATCACGGCTTTTTCGATATCGGCGTCGCCGTGTCCACCGAGCGCGGCCTGGTGGTGCCCATTATCCGCGATGCCGATCAGATGAATCTGGCTGAAATGGAACAGGCCGTCGCCGAGTTCGCCGGCAAGGCACGCCAGGGCAAACTCTCCATGGAAGAGCTGAGCGGCGGCACCTTCAGCATCACCAACGGCGGTATTTTCGGTTCGCTGCTCTCGACGCCGATCCTGAACCCACCCCAAAGCGCCATCCTGGGCATGCATAAGATCGAGCAACGTCCGGTGGTGGAAGACGGTGAAATCGTCATTCGCCCCATGATGTACGTCGCCATGTCATACGATCATCGCATTGTCGACGGCAAGGAGGCAGTCTCCTTCCTGGTCAAGGTCAAGGACGTCCTGGAAGACCCCGCCCGCATGTTGCTGCAGGTATAA
- a CDS encoding dihydrolipoamide dehydrogenase (E3 component of 2-oxoglutarate dehydrogenase complex; catalyzes the oxidation of dihydrolipoamide to lipoamide): MIMDHYDVVVIGGGPGGYVAAIRCAQLGLETACIDAWLDEDNTPALGGTCLNVGCIPSKALLDTSHHYHRLQHEFAGHGINVKGASLDIKQMMARKDEVVKSLTGGVAALFAKNKVTWLQGYGKLLGESQVEFTPHTKGKKKPKAEALEADNIIIATGSVPATVDALPVDGNRIVDSTGALSFTEVPKRLAVIGGGVIGLELGSVWSRLGSEVSVLIRRDEFLPTVDRHLANAALKELTEQGVDIRLATKTKAAKATSRQVVVTIEDNNGEQDVKFDKVLVATGRSPNTENLNAEAAGLELDERGFIVVDELCRTNLPGVYAVGDVVRGPMLAHKASEEGVAVAEHIAGEFSHINYATIPWVIYTWPEIAWVGKTSQELKKSGVDFKEGVFPFKANGRARAMGDMSGLVKIIADAQDDTILGVHIIGPSASEMIAEAVLAMEFSASSEDLARTIHAHPTLSEAMHEAALGVEKRSLHI, translated from the coding sequence ATAATCATGGATCATTATGATGTAGTGGTTATCGGTGGTGGGCCCGGCGGTTATGTCGCGGCCATCCGCTGCGCCCAGCTCGGTCTGGAAACGGCCTGCATCGACGCCTGGCTCGACGAGGACAACACGCCGGCCCTGGGGGGCACCTGTCTCAATGTGGGCTGCATTCCGTCCAAGGCCTTGCTGGATACTTCACACCATTATCATCGCCTGCAACACGAATTCGCCGGTCACGGCATCAACGTCAAGGGCGCCAGTCTGGACATCAAACAGATGATGGCGCGCAAGGACGAGGTGGTCAAAAGTCTTACCGGCGGTGTCGCCGCCTTATTTGCTAAGAACAAGGTCACCTGGCTGCAGGGCTACGGCAAGCTGCTGGGCGAGAGCCAAGTGGAGTTCACCCCCCACACCAAAGGCAAGAAAAAGCCCAAGGCTGAAGCCCTCGAGGCGGACAATATCATCATCGCCACCGGCTCGGTACCGGCCACGGTCGATGCCCTGCCCGTGGACGGCAATCGCATCGTCGATTCCACCGGCGCGCTGAGCTTTACCGAGGTGCCTAAGCGTCTGGCGGTGATCGGCGGCGGCGTCATCGGCCTGGAGCTGGGTAGTGTCTGGAGCCGGCTCGGCAGCGAAGTGTCCGTATTGATTCGCCGCGATGAGTTCCTGCCCACGGTCGATCGTCATCTGGCCAACGCCGCGTTGAAAGAGCTGACCGAACAAGGTGTGGATATCCGCCTGGCCACCAAGACCAAGGCGGCCAAGGCCACCAGCCGCCAGGTGGTGGTGACTATTGAGGACAATAATGGCGAACAGGATGTTAAATTTGACAAGGTATTGGTGGCCACCGGTCGCTCGCCGAACACCGAAAACCTGAATGCCGAAGCGGCCGGTCTGGAGCTGGACGAGCGCGGCTTTATCGTGGTTGACGAACTCTGCCGCACCAATCTGCCCGGCGTCTACGCCGTCGGCGACGTGGTGCGCGGCCCCATGCTGGCGCACAAGGCCTCGGAGGAGGGCGTTGCCGTGGCCGAGCATATCGCCGGCGAGTTCAGCCACATCAACTACGCGACCATCCCCTGGGTCATTTATACCTGGCCCGAAATTGCCTGGGTGGGCAAGACCTCCCAGGAACTAAAAAAGTCCGGCGTCGATTTTAAAGAAGGCGTGTTTCCCTTCAAGGCCAACGGCCGCGCCCGCGCCATGGGCGACATGAGCGGTCTGGTCAAGATTATCGCCGATGCCCAGGACGATACCATTCTGGGCGTGCATATCATCGGCCCCAGTGCTTCCGAAATGATCGCCGAAGCGGTACTGGCCATGGAGTTCTCCGCCAGCAGTGAAGACCTGGCGCGGACCATCCATGCCCATCCCACCCTGTCGGAGGCCATGCACGAGGCGGCCTTGGGCGTGGAAAAGCGCAGTCTGCATATCTGA